From the Hoplias malabaricus isolate fHopMal1 chromosome 13, fHopMal1.hap1, whole genome shotgun sequence genome, the window AATTCAATGACCTGAACATCCATTTGTCCAAGCTGTGCCTTTAACAACGCAAAACCACTGATCCTGAAACGTCCTGCCAGTCAAGACTAGAATACAGCCTCAACGCAAACACAGACTCATATTTTAGTTATTTGAAAGTGTGTTTCTTTCTAAGCAGGGGTCAAGGTTCTTGGTGGACAGGAAATGAGAGATGTTATTGGACATCTGCGACCTCATCTTGATGCTTTGCCGCTACACGTCGGGATCAAGTCCACATGCAACCCCACCAGAGGTCTCGCATATCTCTCTAGCCCCAGGCATACACAAGTTTCCAAAATGAGAAATCCTCTGATATTGGTCATGTCTGTGGCCATTTTAGAGCAGCGAGAGGGTGAAGCTTTGAGGAATGTGGTTCTGACCTCTTTTATGTATCTGAGATTACAGAAAAGGGCAGGGTTAAAACTAAAAGCGGTATTTTTCCCGTTATGTGCTACCAGTGTTAGTGAACCAGTGAAACATGGAAAACTAAATGCGTTTTGAAGTACCAACTTCTTGACTTCATAGTGAATTCAGAGGCTGAAAATATTCCTACGTTTATTTGAACTGTGGAAGTCCATGTGACAACTGGCAAAATTTGTTCAACTTGAGTAAACCTTGACTTTACTGTGAAAGGTTCTGTAATTGCAGCTGATGTTTCGTAGAATGAAAGCCTCTTCTAACTCATGTAAAAACTTCTCATGCATTACGCAGTGTGAACTTTGGTTGCAGGCATGACTAGCCATGTCTTAATATATGTAGTTTAATCCCTGAACTCTATATCTTCTAATAAAAATCGTCTTCAGCAAAAAACTGATCCCAAAACAgtttttatggaaaacgaacTGTACCTGCACCATCGTCTACTAAGATCTTCACCTCCATGTGAAGAGATGCTCCACTTTAATGCTGACTTCACTCATTTTACGTCCACCAATTATGGTCACAAATCTTGCTTCACTtgcacagagaaaaaaaaaagctatggaGCAGCTTCACAAGCTAAGGTCACCATTCTCAATGTGAAGTGCTGTCAAGTATAAGGAGTATAAAGCCTCTCAAGCGTCACAAATAAACGCTGGAACTGTGTTCTAGTACGAGTGGTAATTGTGATCAGTAAAATTCATCCAACAGAAGTACTTTTTGCCTTAAGCCAGAAGAGTAGGACCTGTGACTGCAGCAAAGGAGGGCAATAATTCCCTCTGAGCAACTAGATTTCAGAAGGCGTTTTGGATGAGCAGGCGTCCACAAAGTTTTGGACAAATCTTAGTAGTGAATATTTACAGACCTAAGATTAAGACTTCATGCACGCTGCTTCTGCTAGGTGTTTTCATTGTCCTTACATGTGTACAAATCTAAAGCTTCAGTAGCGCCACCTGGCGTTTGAATATGGTATTACATTGGAaatgagttaatgaagattaaaaaaaaatgctaaatgTGGAGTCGCTCTATGTCTGTGCAAACGGAATGAATCCTCATGTGAATAAATAGAGCTTGCCAATAAGCTCATTATTTCCCATAAATACATTACATCACCACACTGAAGTTTTGATCCCAGTTgtaagatggaaaaaaaaaaaattattcaggCGATACTCCTGAACTCATTCATTTTCCTTAATCTGATCAGTGATgatgtgggtccagagcccacccagaactactgggcacaaggcaggaacacaccctgaaaagAGCAATCGGTGGTTGGATGGAAGCAAGGACAGTAGATGAATAGAGATAATTGAAAATGGTAATGTAAATCCTAAATGCCCAAAAAACGCACATATAAACACCTGTCAACTTACATAGTCACTTTCCAGGTGAGCACAGCTGCTGTTCCTGTTGTAATGTAATGAAGACTTCCACTGTAGCAATTTGTAGACTAATTATACTTTTTGTCTATATTTTTACTCATATTCAgatttttgtgtatatataattatctaaCAGTAGCTTATTTTTCAGCATTTATTTATGTACGAAACACCATTCCCTGAAGGCTGTACTTCAGTTTTAACgacataaaattaaatataattgaaTCCTTTAGTAATGACttatctcattcattcattcattatctgtaacccttatccagttcagggtcgcagtgggtccagagcctacgtggattcattgggcacaaggcaggaacacacccttgagggggcgccagtccttcacagggcaacacacacacactcacacctacggacaattttgagtcgccaatccacctaccaacatgtgtttttggactgtgggaggaaaccagagcacccggaggaaacccacatggacacaaggagaacacaccacactgctcacagacagtcacccagagcgggaatcaaacccacaaccgccaggtccctggagctgtgtgactgtgctaCTACCTGCCGCCCGTAATGACTTATCTGATTGATGTAAATCAAAATGGAAAGCAACTAAATGCAACCAACTCAAGAAGAACTCCAGTCTGTTACATTTCAAAATGCTTTATTTTCTGACGCAtcaataaagaataaaaaaagtaaataccATTGCTGCCATTTACAGTTGAACTGAAGTTTCCAGAGGGATTTAACACTCATGCCTTTCCTCAGTACAGACCCATCCCCTGACTGCCCCAGGTTACAGCAGGATAGCCCTCTGAAGTACCTACCCTGATCAAACTATTCATGAATACATTTTCCGGCTCTGACCTTTTACTGTTATGTAGTCACGTCCTTTTTgcgtagtttttatttattttttttttttaaacagttacaAAGGTGTATTATTTTACAATACACTTTAGCCTATGTACAAAGAACTAATTATACAAGGGGGAAAActcaagagaaaaaaaatactggaaaataatttaaaatcaaagaaatagaaaataaaattattgcAGAATACTACAATCATACAGTTCATTATGTGATGCAAAAGCAGCATCCTGgtgtacattttctttttatcagTGCAAGTCAGGTCCTTGACAAGGTGGGGGCTCCCCAAAACAGTGTAACTTACAAGGAATGTCAACATCTTTGTGACATCAACATTTTGTGAAGCGCTTCAGTTTTTTCTTCATATCACTGATTTACAACAATCCATTTAAAACCTCAATTCATTTCGTATGACAAATATGGCTTCAATCCATTCCACATAATTCTTGTTCCGGTGTTTGTTATTCACATGGAGGACAAGGTGTGTTAAGATTACTTGTTTAAGGGCCTACACTGGGTTTGTTCAGATAACATCCTAATGCCTGCTGCCAAGTATTTATATTCCATGACCAGGTTTCTATATAAGGACACAATTTCTGCAACTTACAAAGCTTTTTGTTGACAGAGACATCCCAACAACCTTACACCAAGTGAGCTCTCAAAAAATCCCTTCCTCCCTCCCCCTGCCTGCACACTATAGGCCCACTGCACTGCTCACCGCCCATGGCTTCAGCCAGCGAGTCTCTTTGGCTGCATGAGTAAAAAAAATGAGATCAGCAACAAACCAccttagaaaacaacaaaaaattcaCAACAGATGTAGTAGCTCACTTGGGAGCTAGATTTCCAGCTCACATCTGgattcaaaaacatttttagcTTCTGTTTTTACCCATTACTGAATTGCGAGGTTTTTCACAATCTAAGCAGGTCGCTCTTTGTTCTTTCACCAGTCCAATgttgttctctttctctgacaCCGGAAAGAGAAGTTTCTCTGGTCAACTGGAGTATACACCCAGAAATAAATCTGCTTCTCACCCTCCTTTTACACTGTTGGGACTTTACCTTTCTGCAAGATACTTCAGGAGCCATGGTTTGGGGGATGTTGAAGGTCCTGTCCTGAGAAGATGGGGTGAAGGAGAGGGTGAAGCTgcagggcagcagcagcagctgcagTTGCTGGCCGAGGAGCAAAGAGAGTGGGGTAAAGAGCTGCGTGGGGAACATGATGCAAAGCTAATGGGGCGTGGTGGAGCGCAGAAGCTGGAATTATATGTATCGGTTGCCCGGAGAGGAAGGCAGATGGGTGGGCTGGGATCAGGCCAGTGTGTCCCAAAGAGTGACCTAGAGAGTGACCTAAAGTGTGGCCCAAAGGTGATAAGGAAATGGGAGTGAGGTGGTGCTGGGGTATATGATGTACCTGGGCTAGCTGAGCGTGAGCAGGATGAGGATGGTGTGCAGCGTGAGGGTGAATGCCCATTGCTGTGGCAGCTGCATGATGCTGTAAGATGGCATGTTGCACAGTGGTAATGGAAGTGGCTGAAGCTGCAGAAACAGTGGGCTGCTGGATGTGAATTGGCTGCAGAGCGgcaggtggaggtggtggggcAGGAGCTAGGTTGGCAGCGGCTGCTAAATTTGCTGCAGctgcagctgcagcagctgAGGGAAATGTCTTCACCTGCTttgctaagagctgctgctggaTGTGCTGCTGCGCAGCTTGTTGTAGCTTACTGTATTTCTCCATCTCCTCTGGGGTAAAAGTGATTGGTTGGCTCTCCAGTGGTGCCAAGCCATCATCTTCAGCTTCCATTCCCAAGTTCTCCTCTTCCATATTGGACATTGGATAACCTGCATAAGCATGCATCTGTGCCTGCTGGCCCATGTCAGGTCCCATTAGACGCCCATCCATGACTGGGTTGTTTGGGTCCTGTCCTGGCTCACCTTGGTAAGCAGGCATGATATTAGTTGCTTCTTGCTCATACATTGGCCTCGCATCATGTAGCACTTGGGGTTCTGATGTTTGGATTCTGTTCTCTTCTGGAACCACAGTGCTTGAGATGGGATCCTCAgcttgctgttgttgttgctgttgctgctgctgcactggtggAGGTGgcggtggaggaggaggtggaaacTCCCGAATAGGCTCCACCAAGATCACTTCACTACTTGAATCAGAACCCTTCCCCTGCCCTGACTTTTCCCCATCATCTTTTGTCCGCATTAAGGGAATTAGCGGAGGTTTCTTCCCTGCTTGGAGCTTACCAAAAAGGGGCAACATGCTCTTGTTCCCAAGAGCAGGAGGTAGCTTAGGCCCAAAGTAGCCCTGCGGAGGATCCTTGATTTTGATACCCAGTTTGCTTCCAGCTCCACCATCTTCCCCACCTTTGCGAGACTGGACTTTTTCCAGAAGTTGCCGGGCTGTGAATGAATTCCGATTCTCTGAAGCACCTCCACCATCCCTCAATCCTCCCGCTCCACTTCCTTTTGATAGTAGTGTGGATGAACTGCTGTTCCGTGGCTGTGGGCGAGACGATGATCTTGGAGACTGTGAGCGGTAGATGTGAGAGCGGTTGAAATCGCGTCGGCGTGTAGAGCTGTCGTCTCGTCGGCTGTGACTGCGGCGGTGCGGCGAAGCCTTGGTGGAGCTGGATGAGCGGCTAGCAGAACTTCGACTGCGGCTGTAGCTGCTGTGCCTGTATGAGCGAGCACTGCTGCTCCTGCTGCTGCGACTTGAACTGCGACTACTGCTGCGATGGCGCCTACGCCGGTGATGCTTCCTCCGGCTGTGAGAGCGGGAACGGGAGCGAGAGTCTTCCTCTGACGAAGAGGAGGAGTAGTGCCTTCTGTGTGAGCGCCCACCACTTCTCCTTTCATAATCGGAGTCTGAAGAACGCCTTTTTGACCTGCGGCGGCGTTCTCCATCACTGTAGTCACTATAGCTGTCGGAGTAGCTATGGCTGTGCCGACTGTAAGCGCTGCTCCCTGCTGAGGATCGTTCTGAGCTGCTTGTGTATGACTGACTACGGGACGTCCGACCTCTGTTGCGTCTGTGGTTACGGTCTCCTCGGCGAGATGAGCGGCTCCGAGAGCGGCCTGACCGTCCAGAATCCTCACTGTGGTGATGACGCTGTTCCCGTGGAGGTGTAGAGCGGCGATTAGGAGGACGGGAGCGCTGAGATGAAGTTCCACCATCATCTTCACTCTCGCTGCTGGGAGGTCGACCTCCACTTGGACCCTTCTGGGCAGAAGCAGAGCAAGATGCAACACTGGGGTCAGATTTGAGACGTTTCGTACCATTGTGCTCTTCTGAAGAAGTGGGCTTTCCTGCGGCGCCCTCCTCAGATGCTGTCTTCTGAGACACTTCTTTGTGAGGTCGTTTTCTCTTTCCTCCCTCGGAAGCAGgagttcctcctcctcctcctgtagcTTGTGCAGAGGTACTGGCCCCCCCCTTGTCAATTTTGTCTTTATCTTTCTGTTCTTTACCATCTCTTccctcttcatcttcatcttcttcagCACGtggtttatttttgcttttcttccttttgtgtttctttttctttttggtcTTTTCTCCTGGTGCCTCTGTCTCCACCTCTCCCTCTGCAgctgctttttctttttctttgcgTTTGGAACGCTTGTTTGACTTCttatgttttttcttctttttctttttcttggaGCCCCCAGCCCCTTCTTCAGTGCTCTCTACCTTGTCCTTGTTCTTGTTCTTGTCTTTGTTCTCAACttctgcatttttttctttcaaggAAGAGTCTTCTTTTTTGTCATTGCTCGTATGGGGTGGTGCTGCTGTTGTGCTTGTCTCCCCACTTGTACCAGCAGTGCCTTCGATCTTGGATCCTTCTCCATTATCTCCACTAGAATTCGCCGTCTTGCCAGTTTTACTGGCTTTACCTCCCTTGTTGCCTTTATTACGAGAAAGCTTAAAGTCAAAGTAAAGAGGATTGCAACTGTAAGAAAGGGAGGGCTGGGCCTTGGTAAATTCTAAAAGCTCAGAAGGCCATTGTAAAGTAGTGCTTTCATCTTTACTTAACACAGGAAAAAAGGGCCCTGTTGGAATACGGGGGCCAGTGTCTTGAGGTGCAGATGCCCCCTGTTTAGTTTCTGTAGGTTCCGAAGTGGTGTTTGAAGGATCTTCATTGGCTTCCACTGCTGGGGTGCCATCTGATTCTTCCTCCATCTTTACTTTGGGAGGTGAAGTAGGAATCGTACCCTGCACCTCTGTAGGCTCTTTCCCTGCATCTTTCCCTATTTCCGTCTCTGTTTTGCAGATGCTGTCTTTGGCCTGCTTCTGTACCGTGTCTCCTTCTGTTGATGCTGTTTTCTCTTCTTCCccatcctcttcctcctctctgctGCTACACTGATCTGAGGCCTTCATGAAGAGTAGGaactggaaatggggtttgacACGACAGTGAGCAGGAGGGACGTAGTGATAATACTGTGGCTCTTGTCCAGAGTAACCTTCCtccttcttcatcatcatcttcagctTGTTTAGTGTGGAAGCCAAGGTTCCCCCATCATCACTCTGTGGTGGCTCATCTTCAACACCACCTGTAGCCCCTGCTGTAGCTTGTGGACTGTCAGTGCTGGATGCTGTACCTCCTTCTTCACATACAGCCTTCTCTCCTCCTTCCTCTTgttcctcttctccttccaTTGCTTCCTCTCCATGGTCTgcaaacacagcagcagctgtCTCGAGTTTGACTGGTGCTTT encodes:
- the gpatch8 gene encoding G patch domain-containing protein 8 isoform X1 — protein: MADRFSRFNEERDFQGGNHFDQYEEGQLELEQASLDKPIESDNIGHRLLQKHGWKLGQGLGKTMQGRTDPVPIILKYDVMGMGRMEMELDYAEDATEKRRVLEVEKEDTEELRQKYKDFAEKEKAIAKALEDLRANFYCELCDKQYQKHQEFDNHINSYDHAHKQRLKELKQREFARNVSSRSRKDGKKQEKMLRRLHELAEQRKQQDCVPGSGPMFKQTTVAVDGDKGEDGGFSNVDGVPMTTDFTMEGSSGEDKGNSFGGQSSPRPGPAISFSLRKNTSSPTPSGGSQAPKVSVSFSFAKKAPVKLETAAAVFADHGEEAMEGEEEQEEGGEKAVCEEGGTASSTDSPQATAGATGGVEDEPPQSDDGGTLASTLNKLKMMMKKEEGYSGQEPQYYHYVPPAHCRVKPHFQFLLFMKASDQCSSREEEEDGEEEKTASTEGDTVQKQAKDSICKTETEIGKDAGKEPTEVQGTIPTSPPKVKMEEESDGTPAVEANEDPSNTTSEPTETKQGASAPQDTGPRIPTGPFFPVLSKDESTTLQWPSELLEFTKAQPSLSYSCNPLYFDFKLSRNKGNKGGKASKTGKTANSSGDNGEGSKIEGTAGTSGETSTTAAPPHTSNDKKEDSSLKEKNAEVENKDKNKNKDKVESTEEGAGGSKKKKKKKKHKKSNKRSKRKEKEKAAAEGEVETEAPGEKTKKKKKHKRKKSKNKPRAEEDEDEEGRDGKEQKDKDKIDKGGASTSAQATGGGGGTPASEGGKRKRPHKEVSQKTASEEGAAGKPTSSEEHNGTKRLKSDPSVASCSASAQKGPSGGRPPSSESEDDGGTSSQRSRPPNRRSTPPREQRHHHSEDSGRSGRSRSRSSRRGDRNHRRNRGRTSRSQSYTSSSERSSAGSSAYSRHSHSYSDSYSDYSDGERRRRSKRRSSDSDYERRSGGRSHRRHYSSSSSEEDSRSRSRSHSRRKHHRRRRHRSSSRSSSRSSRSSSARSYRHSSYSRSRSSASRSSSSTKASPHRRSHSRRDDSSTRRRDFNRSHIYRSQSPRSSSRPQPRNSSSSTLLSKGSGAGGLRDGGGASENRNSFTARQLLEKVQSRKGGEDGGAGSKLGIKIKDPPQGYFGPKLPPALGNKSMLPLFGKLQAGKKPPLIPLMRTKDDGEKSGQGKGSDSSSEVILVEPIREFPPPPPPPPPPVQQQQQQQQQQAEDPISSTVVPEENRIQTSEPQVLHDARPMYEQEATNIMPAYQGEPGQDPNNPVMDGRLMGPDMGQQAQMHAYAGYPMSNMEEENLGMEAEDDGLAPLESQPITFTPEEMEKYSKLQQAAQQHIQQQLLAKQVKTFPSAAAAAAAANLAAAANLAPAPPPPPAALQPIHIQQPTVSAASATSITTVQHAILQHHAAATAMGIHPHAAHHPHPAHAQLAQVHHIPQHHLTPISLSPLGHTLGHSLGHSLGHTGLIPAHPSAFLSGQPIHIIPASALHHAPLALHHVPHAALYPTLFAPRPATAAAAAALQLHPLLHPIFSGQDLQHPPNHGS
- the gpatch8 gene encoding G patch domain-containing protein 8 isoform X3; amino-acid sequence: MQGRTDPVPIILKYDVMGMGRMEMELDYAEDATEKRRVLEVEKEDTEELRQKYKDFAEKEKAIAKALEDLRANFYCELCDKQYQKHQEFDNHINSYDHAHKQRLKELKQREFARNVSSRSRKDGKKQEKMLRRLHELAEQRKQQDCVPGSGPMFKQTTVAVDGDKGEDGGFSNVDGVPMTTDFTMEGSSGEDKGNSFGGQSSPRPGPAISFSLRKNTSSPTPSGGSQAPKVSVSFSFAKKAPVKLETAAAVFADHGEEAMEGEEEQEEGGEKAVCEEGGTASSTDSPQATAGATGGVEDEPPQSDDGGTLASTLNKLKMMMKKEEGYSGQEPQYYHYVPPAHCRVKPHFQFLLFMKASDQCSSREEEEDGEEEKTASTEGDTVQKQAKDSICKTETEIGKDAGKEPTEVQGTIPTSPPKVKMEEESDGTPAVEANEDPSNTTSEPTETKQGASAPQDTGPRIPTGPFFPVLSKDESTTLQWPSELLEFTKAQPSLSYSCNPLYFDFKLSRNKGNKGGKASKTGKTANSSGDNGEGSKIEGTAGTSGETSTTAAPPHTSNDKKEDSSLKEKNAEVENKDKNKNKDKVESTEEGAGGSKKKKKKKKHKKSNKRSKRKEKEKAAAEGEVETEAPGEKTKKKKKHKRKKSKNKPRAEEDEDEEGRDGKEQKDKDKIDKGGASTSAQATGGGGGTPASEGGKRKRPHKEVSQKTASEEGAAGKPTSSEEHNGTKRLKSDPSVASCSASAQKGPSGGRPPSSESEDDGGTSSQRSRPPNRRSTPPREQRHHHSEDSGRSGRSRSRSSRRGDRNHRRNRGRTSRSQSYTSSSERSSAGSSAYSRHSHSYSDSYSDYSDGERRRRSKRRSSDSDYERRSGGRSHRRHYSSSSSEEDSRSRSRSHSRRKHHRRRRHRSSSRSSSRSSRSSSARSYRHSSYSRSRSSASRSSSSTKASPHRRSHSRRDDSSTRRRDFNRSHIYRSQSPRSSSRPQPRNSSSSTLLSKGSGAGGLRDGGGASENRNSFTARQLLEKVQSRKGGEDGGAGSKLGIKIKDPPQGYFGPKLPPALGNKSMLPLFGKLQAGKKPPLIPLMRTKDDGEKSGQGKGSDSSSEVILVEPIREFPPPPPPPPPPVQQQQQQQQQQAEDPISSTVVPEENRIQTSEPQVLHDARPMYEQEATNIMPAYQGEPGQDPNNPVMDGRLMGPDMGQQAQMHAYAGYPMSNMEEENLGMEAEDDGLAPLESQPITFTPEEMEKYSKLQQAAQQHIQQQLLAKQVKTFPSAAAAAAAANLAAAANLAPAPPPPPAALQPIHIQQPTVSAASATSITTVQHAILQHHAAATAMGIHPHAAHHPHPAHAQLAQVHHIPQHHLTPISLSPLGHTLGHSLGHSLGHTGLIPAHPSAFLSGQPIHIIPASALHHAPLALHHVPHAALYPTLFAPRPATAAAAAALQLHPLLHPIFSGQDLQHPPNHGS
- the gpatch8 gene encoding G patch domain-containing protein 8 isoform X4 is translated as MGMGRMEMELDYAEDATEKRRVLEVEKEDTEELRQKYKDFAEKEKAIAKALEDLRANFYCELCDKQYQKHQEFDNHINSYDHAHKQRLKELKQREFARNVSSRSRKDGKKQEKMLRRLHELAEQRKQQDCVPGSGPMFKQTTVAVDGDKGEDGGFSNVDGVPMTTDFTMEGSSGEDKGNSFGGQSSPRPGPAISFSLRKNTSSPTPSGGSQAPKVSVSFSFAKKAPVKLETAAAVFADHGEEAMEGEEEQEEGGEKAVCEEGGTASSTDSPQATAGATGGVEDEPPQSDDGGTLASTLNKLKMMMKKEEGYSGQEPQYYHYVPPAHCRVKPHFQFLLFMKASDQCSSREEEEDGEEEKTASTEGDTVQKQAKDSICKTETEIGKDAGKEPTEVQGTIPTSPPKVKMEEESDGTPAVEANEDPSNTTSEPTETKQGASAPQDTGPRIPTGPFFPVLSKDESTTLQWPSELLEFTKAQPSLSYSCNPLYFDFKLSRNKGNKGGKASKTGKTANSSGDNGEGSKIEGTAGTSGETSTTAAPPHTSNDKKEDSSLKEKNAEVENKDKNKNKDKVESTEEGAGGSKKKKKKKKHKKSNKRSKRKEKEKAAAEGEVETEAPGEKTKKKKKHKRKKSKNKPRAEEDEDEEGRDGKEQKDKDKIDKGGASTSAQATGGGGGTPASEGGKRKRPHKEVSQKTASEEGAAGKPTSSEEHNGTKRLKSDPSVASCSASAQKGPSGGRPPSSESEDDGGTSSQRSRPPNRRSTPPREQRHHHSEDSGRSGRSRSRSSRRGDRNHRRNRGRTSRSQSYTSSSERSSAGSSAYSRHSHSYSDSYSDYSDGERRRRSKRRSSDSDYERRSGGRSHRRHYSSSSSEEDSRSRSRSHSRRKHHRRRRHRSSSRSSSRSSRSSSARSYRHSSYSRSRSSASRSSSSTKASPHRRSHSRRDDSSTRRRDFNRSHIYRSQSPRSSSRPQPRNSSSSTLLSKGSGAGGLRDGGGASENRNSFTARQLLEKVQSRKGGEDGGAGSKLGIKIKDPPQGYFGPKLPPALGNKSMLPLFGKLQAGKKPPLIPLMRTKDDGEKSGQGKGSDSSSEVILVEPIREFPPPPPPPPPPVQQQQQQQQQQAEDPISSTVVPEENRIQTSEPQVLHDARPMYEQEATNIMPAYQGEPGQDPNNPVMDGRLMGPDMGQQAQMHAYAGYPMSNMEEENLGMEAEDDGLAPLESQPITFTPEEMEKYSKLQQAAQQHIQQQLLAKQVKTFPSAAAAAAAANLAAAANLAPAPPPPPAALQPIHIQQPTVSAASATSITTVQHAILQHHAAATAMGIHPHAAHHPHPAHAQLAQVHHIPQHHLTPISLSPLGHTLGHSLGHSLGHTGLIPAHPSAFLSGQPIHIIPASALHHAPLALHHVPHAALYPTLFAPRPATAAAAAALQLHPLLHPIFSGQDLQHPPNHGS
- the gpatch8 gene encoding G patch domain-containing protein 8 isoform X2, which translates into the protein MDNIGHRLLQKHGWKLGQGLGKTMQGRTDPVPIILKYDVMGMGRMEMELDYAEDATEKRRVLEVEKEDTEELRQKYKDFAEKEKAIAKALEDLRANFYCELCDKQYQKHQEFDNHINSYDHAHKQRLKELKQREFARNVSSRSRKDGKKQEKMLRRLHELAEQRKQQDCVPGSGPMFKQTTVAVDGDKGEDGGFSNVDGVPMTTDFTMEGSSGEDKGNSFGGQSSPRPGPAISFSLRKNTSSPTPSGGSQAPKVSVSFSFAKKAPVKLETAAAVFADHGEEAMEGEEEQEEGGEKAVCEEGGTASSTDSPQATAGATGGVEDEPPQSDDGGTLASTLNKLKMMMKKEEGYSGQEPQYYHYVPPAHCRVKPHFQFLLFMKASDQCSSREEEEDGEEEKTASTEGDTVQKQAKDSICKTETEIGKDAGKEPTEVQGTIPTSPPKVKMEEESDGTPAVEANEDPSNTTSEPTETKQGASAPQDTGPRIPTGPFFPVLSKDESTTLQWPSELLEFTKAQPSLSYSCNPLYFDFKLSRNKGNKGGKASKTGKTANSSGDNGEGSKIEGTAGTSGETSTTAAPPHTSNDKKEDSSLKEKNAEVENKDKNKNKDKVESTEEGAGGSKKKKKKKKHKKSNKRSKRKEKEKAAAEGEVETEAPGEKTKKKKKHKRKKSKNKPRAEEDEDEEGRDGKEQKDKDKIDKGGASTSAQATGGGGGTPASEGGKRKRPHKEVSQKTASEEGAAGKPTSSEEHNGTKRLKSDPSVASCSASAQKGPSGGRPPSSESEDDGGTSSQRSRPPNRRSTPPREQRHHHSEDSGRSGRSRSRSSRRGDRNHRRNRGRTSRSQSYTSSSERSSAGSSAYSRHSHSYSDSYSDYSDGERRRRSKRRSSDSDYERRSGGRSHRRHYSSSSSEEDSRSRSRSHSRRKHHRRRRHRSSSRSSSRSSRSSSARSYRHSSYSRSRSSASRSSSSTKASPHRRSHSRRDDSSTRRRDFNRSHIYRSQSPRSSSRPQPRNSSSSTLLSKGSGAGGLRDGGGASENRNSFTARQLLEKVQSRKGGEDGGAGSKLGIKIKDPPQGYFGPKLPPALGNKSMLPLFGKLQAGKKPPLIPLMRTKDDGEKSGQGKGSDSSSEVILVEPIREFPPPPPPPPPPVQQQQQQQQQQAEDPISSTVVPEENRIQTSEPQVLHDARPMYEQEATNIMPAYQGEPGQDPNNPVMDGRLMGPDMGQQAQMHAYAGYPMSNMEEENLGMEAEDDGLAPLESQPITFTPEEMEKYSKLQQAAQQHIQQQLLAKQVKTFPSAAAAAAAANLAAAANLAPAPPPPPAALQPIHIQQPTVSAASATSITTVQHAILQHHAAATAMGIHPHAAHHPHPAHAQLAQVHHIPQHHLTPISLSPLGHTLGHSLGHSLGHTGLIPAHPSAFLSGQPIHIIPASALHHAPLALHHVPHAALYPTLFAPRPATAAAAAALQLHPLLHPIFSGQDLQHPPNHGS